A region from the Triticum urartu cultivar G1812 chromosome 1, Tu2.1, whole genome shotgun sequence genome encodes:
- the LOC125535779 gene encoding disease resistance protein RPM1-like: protein MAEAILIAVSKIGTVVLNEAVTAVVQKLSRKVDALKELPAKVKIIDIELTTMKDIIQDFGTTQLSNNVIKGWIGHVRKLAYRVEDVIDKYSYEALKLKDEGFLHRYIFRGSRHIKVFSKIADEVEEIEKEMLRIKGLSKLWRDTVQPIKTDHAKIDKQRSGSCFPERFSDEDLVGIEENRSKLTEWLTSDDKESTVITISGMGGLGKTTLVKNVFDREKTNFPDAHAWIVVSQAYDVVDLLGALFTKIQHTQESLMPPILSVGAKADVYELIEAIKKILQGKKCLIVLDDVWDTEAYAQMCNAFQGLQGSRVMITTRKEDVAALAPPSRRLLLQPLGSAESFKLFCSRAFHNSPNHECPPELEKVAADVVERCHGLPLAIVSSGSLLSKKQATEHAWNHMYNHLRSELRGNNHVQAVLNLSYRDLPGDLRNCLLYCSLFPEDYAMPREILVRLWVAEGFAMKKENSTPEEVAEGNLMELISRNMLEVVEWDELSRVSKCKMHDIVRDLALAVAKDEKFGSANDPGEMILMDKEVRRFSTYGWVDTKAAAGVEFPRLRTILSLAAASSSTNMLSSVLSGSSYLTVLELQDSAITQVPASIGNLFNLRYIGLRRTNVQSLPDTICKLSNLETLDIKQTRVENLPPGIVKVEKLRHLLADRFADEKQTEFRYFVGVEAPQMISNFQELQTLETVHASKDLSLELKKMKKLQTVWVDNINASNCDDLFKTLSDMTLLSSLLLSAFDEKVTISFQALKPVSKNLHRLIIRGGWADGTLKCPIFQGHGRNLKYLALSWCNLGKEDPLQLLASHLPALTYLSLNRVSSAAILVLSAGSFSKLKTLVLKCMPNVKQLEIEEGAIPHIDGIYIVSLSELNMVPRGIESLGTLKKLWMLGLHKDFKAQWNLNQMHNKMKHVPELRS, encoded by the coding sequence ATGGCGGAGGCGATACTCATTGCTGTGTCAAAGATTGGGACAGTTGTTTTGAATGAAGCTGTCACAGCTGTGGTACAGAAGCTGTCGAGGAAGGTTGATGCTCTAAAGGAATTGCCGGCAAAGGTCAAAATAATCGACATAGAACTGACGACGATGAAGGATATTATTCAAGATTTCGGTACAACACAACTCAGCAACAATGTCATCAAGGGTTGGATTGGACATGTAAGGAAGCTGGCCTACCGTGTCGAGGATGTAATTGATAAGTACTCGTATGAGGCTCTCAAGCTCAAGGATGAAGGCTTCCTGCACCGGTACATCTTCAGAGGTTCACGCCATATAAAGGTCTTTAGTAAGATTGCCGATGAGGTTGAAGAGATAGAGAAGGAGATGCTGCGCATCAAAGGACTGTCTAAATTATGGAGGGACACTGTTCAACCCATCAAAACTGATCATGCAAAGATTGATAAGCAGCGGTCTGGGAGCTGCTTTCCAGAACGTTTTAGTGACGAGGATCTTGTGGGAATTGAGGAAAACAGGAGTAAGTTGACTGAATGGCTGACCAGCGATGATAAAGAAAGCACGGTGATAACAATTTCTGGTATGGGAGGCTTGGGGAAAACCACGCTTGTGAAGAATGTGTTTGACCGGGAGAAAACCAACTTCCCTGATGCTCATGCTTGGATTGTGGTGTCCCAGGCCTATGATGTGGTTGATTTGCTGGGGGCATTGTTCACCAAGATACAGCACACACAAGAGTCACTGATGCCACCTATTCTTAGCGTGGGGGCCAAAGCTGATGTTTATGAATTGATAGAAGCAATAAAGAAGATACTGCAAGGCAAGAAGTGTTTGATCGTGCTTGATGATGTGTGGGACACAGAGGCATATGCTCAGATGTGCAATGCGTTCCAGGGTCTTCAAGGGAGCCGTGTTATGATCACAACAAGGAAGGAAGATGTTGCGGCCCTTGCTCCACCAAGTCGCCGCCTGCTACTCCAGCCATTGGGCAGTGCCGAGTCGTTCAAGCTCTTTTGCTCAAGGGCTTTCCACAACAGCCCGAATCATGAGTGCCCTCCGGAGCTCGAGAAGGTGGCTGCTGATGTAGTTGAGAGGTGTCATGGCCTGCCATTGGCCATTGTATCTTCTGGAAGCCTATTGTCCAAGAAGCAAGCGACAGAGCACGCCTGGAATCACATGTACAATCATCTCCGAAGCGAGCTGCGGGGGAATAACCATGTCCAAGCTGTACTTAATCTGAGTTACCGTGACTTGCCAGGTGATCTCAGGAACTGCTTACTGTACTGCAGCTTGTTCCCTGAAGACTATGCAATGCCACGGGAGATCCTTGTGCGCCTGTGGGTTGCTGAAGGATTCGCGATGAAGAAAGAAAACAGCACGCCAGAGGAAGTTGCTGAAGGAAATCTCATGGAGCTCATCAGCCGGAATATGTTGGAAGTTGTGGAGTGGGATGAGCTCTCCCGAGTTAGTAAATGTAAGATGCACGATATTGTTCGTGACCTGGCTCTTGCCGTGGCGAAGGACGAGAAGTTTGGCTCAGCAAATGATCCAGGCGAAATGATTCTCATGGATAAAGAAGTTCGTCGGTTCTCGACATATGGTTGGGTAGACACTAAGGCAGCTGCAGGAGTGGAATTTCCACGCCTCCGTACCATCTTGTCACTCGCGGCAGCTTCGTCCTCTACCAACATGCTTTCATCAGTTTTGTCTGGATCCAGCTACCTTACTGTTCTCGAGCTTCAAGACTCTGCAATAACCCAAGTGCCAGCATCCATTGGGAATTTGTTTAATCTCCGATACATTGGCTTAAGGCGTACCAATGTCCAGTCACTGCCAGACACCATTTGTAAACTCTCAAACCTCGAGACATTGGACATCAAGCAAACAAGAGTAGAAAACCTACCACCAGGAATTGTAAAGGTTGAGAAGCTGCGACACCTTTTAGCGGACAGGTTTGCTGATGAGAAGCAGACGGAGTTCCGGTACTTTGTTGGAGTTGAGGCGCCTCAAATGATCTCCAACTTTCAAGAACTGCAAACTCTTGAGACCGTTCATGCCAGCAAAGACTTGTCGCTAGagctgaagaaaatgaagaagctGCAGACTGTTTGGGTTGATAACATCAATGCATCTAATTGTGATGACCTTTTCAAAACTCTCTCAGATATGACCCTGCTTTCGAGCTTACTTCTCTCTGCATTTGATGAGAAGGTAACAATTAGTTTCCAGGCACTCAAGCCAGTTTCTAAAAATCTCCACAGGCTAATCATCAGAGGTGGCTGGGCTGATGGGACACTCAAGTGCCCAATATTTCAGGGCCATGGGAGGAATCTCAAGTACTTGGCTCTAAGTTGGTGCAATCTTGGGAAAGAAGATCCGCTGCAGTTGTTGGCATCTCATCTCCCAGCTCTAACTTATCTCAGTCTTAACAGGGTGAGTAGTGCAGCTATATTGGTCCTTTCTGCAGGGTCCTTTTCTAAGCTGAAGACACTCGTCTTGAAGTGCATGCCTAATGTCAAGCAACTGGAGATTGAAGAGGGTGCCATTCCACACATTGATGGGATCTACATTGTGTCGCTCTCGGAGCTGAATATGGTCCCTCGTGGCATTGAATCCCTTGGAACCCTCAAGAAGCTCTGGATGCTGGGACTGCACAAGGACTTCAAGGCCCAGTGGAATTTGAACCAGATGCACAACAAGATGAAGCATGTTCCAGAGCTCCGTTCCTAG